From the genome of Streptomyces sp. NBC_01317, one region includes:
- a CDS encoding hydrophobic protein, which produces MVPLLLVLLLALILFGAGFALKILWWIAIIVLVVWVLGFVVRPAAGGGKRGRWYRW; this is translated from the coding sequence ATGGTTCCCCTGCTTCTCGTTCTTCTGCTCGCCCTGATTCTTTTCGGTGCGGGCTTCGCACTCAAGATTCTGTGGTGGATCGCCATCATCGTGCTGGTGGTCTGGGTGCTCGGATTTGTCGTCCGGCCCGCGGCCGGCGGCGGCAAGCGAGGCCGCTGGTACCGCTGGTAG
- a CDS encoding PP2C family protein-serine/threonine phosphatase — MMCETGDPAPGRPESGGGDDGDGDEYGDGDGDRQHSGNERALFASLLEDSAEDLYENAPCGYLSTLLDGQIAKINGTLLGWLGHRREDLVERRRFADLLTVGGRLYHETHFAPLLRMQGEISGIALELRTADGGRLPVLVTSTVKHSADGQPLLIRTTVFDARDRRAYEIELLRARRESDLERERLQRLNATLQQTLLPPALPPVPGLEVAAHYRIASADLVGGDFYDLFGLTPGTWGLFLGDVCGKGAAAAAVTSLARYTLRAAAVYDPAPTTVLANLNTVLNHEYQGHDPRFCTAIFGVLTPDGDEGGFHVTLAGGGHPPALLMRADGSADYLPTPGGQLIGVIPDAHFAATTVRLGAGDTLLLYTDGLTEARTAPDGGRFGDDALLDLARDLAPTTAPAAVAHLTGLLDTFGEGLDDDTALLAISVPLPRTEEAR; from the coding sequence ATGATGTGCGAGACGGGAGACCCCGCGCCCGGCAGGCCCGAGTCCGGGGGCGGCGACGACGGAGACGGGGACGAGTACGGGGACGGGGACGGGGACAGGCAGCACAGCGGGAACGAGCGGGCCCTGTTCGCGTCCCTGCTGGAGGACAGCGCGGAGGACCTGTACGAGAACGCCCCGTGCGGCTATCTCTCCACCCTGCTGGACGGCCAGATCGCCAAGATCAACGGCACCCTGCTGGGATGGCTCGGCCACCGCCGCGAGGACCTCGTGGAACGCAGGCGCTTCGCCGACCTCCTGACCGTCGGCGGCCGGCTCTACCACGAGACCCACTTCGCCCCGCTGCTGCGCATGCAGGGCGAGATCAGCGGAATCGCGCTGGAACTGAGGACCGCCGACGGCGGGCGCCTCCCGGTCCTGGTCACCTCCACGGTGAAGCACAGCGCGGACGGGCAGCCGCTGCTCATCCGGACCACGGTCTTCGACGCGCGTGACCGCCGTGCGTACGAGATCGAACTGCTGCGGGCCCGCCGTGAGTCCGACCTGGAACGCGAACGGCTCCAACGCCTGAACGCCACACTCCAGCAGACGCTGCTGCCGCCGGCCCTGCCCCCGGTGCCCGGCCTGGAGGTCGCCGCGCACTACCGCATCGCCTCCGCCGACCTGGTCGGCGGCGACTTCTACGACCTGTTCGGCCTGACTCCGGGAACGTGGGGCCTGTTCCTCGGCGACGTCTGCGGCAAAGGCGCCGCGGCGGCGGCCGTCACCTCCCTGGCCCGCTACACCCTGCGCGCCGCGGCCGTCTACGACCCGGCCCCCACCACGGTGCTCGCCAATCTCAACACCGTCCTCAACCATGAGTACCAGGGCCACGACCCCCGGTTCTGCACCGCCATCTTCGGGGTCCTCACGCCGGACGGCGACGAGGGCGGCTTCCACGTCACGCTCGCCGGCGGCGGTCATCCGCCCGCGCTGCTGATGCGCGCGGACGGGTCCGCGGACTACCTGCCCACCCCCGGAGGGCAGCTCATCGGCGTCATCCCCGACGCCCACTTCGCCGCCACCACCGTGCGTCTGGGGGCGGGGGACACCCTCCTCCTGTACACGGACGGCCTGACCGAGGCCCGTACTGCCCCGGACGGCGGACGCTTCGGCGACGACGCGCTCCTCGACCTCGCCCGGGACCTGGCACCCACCACCGCACCCGCCGCCGTCGCGCACCTGACGGGTCTTCTCGACACCTTCGGAGAGGGGCTGGACGACGACACCGCCCTCCTGGCCATCAGCGTGCCCCTCCCCCGTACCGAGGAAGCCCGGTGA
- a CDS encoding alpha/beta fold hydrolase yields the protein MDIRSRNRVVVTGREDGPVLMLAHGFGCDQNMWRLVVPALAEDFRLVLFDHVGAGRSDLTAWTAERYSSLDGYATDVLEICRELGLGPVTFVGHSVSSMIGVLAANREPEHFEKLVLLTPSPCYLNDGEYRGGFSAEDIDELLESLDSNYLGWSGAMAPVIMGNPDRPELGEELTNSFCRTDPAIARAFAHTTFRSDNRADLPGVSIPTLVAECSDDAIAPTGVGAFVQARIKGSRLVTLEATGHCPQLSAPEATAMAITAFVRDVR from the coding sequence ATGGATATACGAAGCAGGAACCGCGTGGTGGTCACCGGCCGCGAGGACGGGCCGGTGCTGATGCTGGCGCACGGATTCGGCTGCGACCAGAACATGTGGCGTCTGGTGGTGCCGGCTCTCGCGGAGGATTTCCGCCTGGTCCTCTTCGACCACGTCGGGGCCGGACGATCGGATCTGACCGCCTGGACCGCCGAGCGGTATTCGTCTTTGGACGGTTACGCGACGGATGTCCTGGAGATCTGCCGCGAACTCGGTCTGGGACCTGTCACGTTCGTCGGGCACTCGGTCAGTTCCATGATCGGCGTGCTCGCCGCGAACCGGGAGCCGGAGCACTTCGAGAAGCTGGTCCTGCTCACTCCCTCGCCCTGCTACCTGAATGACGGTGAGTACCGGGGTGGATTCAGCGCCGAGGACATCGACGAGCTGCTGGAATCCCTCGACAGCAACTACCTGGGCTGGTCCGGGGCGATGGCACCGGTGATCATGGGCAATCCGGACCGTCCCGAGCTGGGCGAGGAGCTGACGAACAGCTTCTGCCGTACGGATCCGGCCATCGCGCGCGCGTTCGCCCACACCACGTTCCGCTCCGACAACCGGGCCGACCTGCCGGGGGTGAGCATCCCCACGTTGGTGGCGGAATGCTCCGACGACGCGATCGCCCCGACCGGTGTGGGAGCCTTCGTGCAGGCCCGGATCAAGGGGAGCCGGCTGGTCACGCTGGAGGCGACCGGCCACTGCCCCCAGTTGAGCGCCCCGGAGGCCACCGCCATGGCCATCACCGCGTTTGTGCGGGACGTCCGATGA